The genomic interval GATGGTGCGCTTGGTCTTGATGGTGGCGATGGCCGCATTGACGTCTTTGGGGACCACGTCCCCCCTGTACAGCATGCAGCAGGCCATGTACTTGCCGTGGCGAGGGTCACACTTGACCATCTGGTTGGCCGGCTCGAAGCAGGCGTTGGTGATCTCGGCCACGGACAGCTGCTCATGGTAGGCCTTCTCGGCCGAGATGACTGGGGCGTACGTGGCCAGGGGGAAGTGGATGCGGGGGTAGGGCACCAGGTTGGTCTGGAACTCCGTCAGGTCCACGTTGAGGGCGCCGTCAAAGCGCAGGGAGGCCGTGATGGAGGACACGATCTGCCCGATCAGACGGTTAAGGTTGGTGTACGTGGGCCGCTCGATGTCCAGGTTGCGCCGGCAGATGTCATAGATGGCCTCGTTGTCCACCATGAAGGCACAGTCCGAGTGCTCCAGGGTCGTGTGCGTGGTCAGGATGGAGTTGTAGGGCTCCACCACAGCTGTAGACACCTGGGGGGCCGGGTAGATGGCGAACTCCAGCTTGGACTTCTTGCCGTAGTCCACCGAGAGCCGCTCCATGAGCAGAGACGCAAAGCCCGAGCCGGTGCCGCCCCCGAAGCTGTGGAAGATGAGGAAGCCCTGCAGGCCCGTGCACAGGTCCGCCTGCGGGAGAGCAGAGGCCGTGAGGCCACGCCCGCATGAGCCGTGCCACCACCCCCACGGGCCCCCACAGGCCCCGGTCACGGCACACTCTTCCTCTGCAGGTTCACAATACGGGTTCAACCCATCCACAGGGAACACGCATCACACTTAGCAGTTACAGACGTGGACGCACTGCGGCCACACCGGAAAGGAAGACCCTGCACTCATGGTTCTGCTGGGTTTTGCCAAAGTGATGTCCCGGGGAGATCCCGGGCCTCCCCTCCTGTCCAGGAGGCCTTCCCAGGGCCCTTCTCACCAGTTTGCGGATCCGGTCCAGGACCAGATCGACGATCTCCTTGCCGATGGTGTAATGGCCTCTGGCGTAGTTATTGGCCGCGTCCTCCTTCCCGGTGATCAGCTGCTCCGGGTGGAAGAGCTGCCTGTAGGTCCCCGTGCGCACTTCATCTGCAGAGAGGACAGCGTGCCCGAGACTCTAAGGACGGTCGCTGACTCACCGGGATGGCCAGGTCCGGGGAAACCTTCAATTCTACAGGCACGTGCTGTGCCTCGCAGGCCAGCAGCGTCAGCGTCTCACAGAAAAGGTCTCCGTGTGATACACATGCCTCATCTGCTGTTTATGGCTCCGGGAAGGTCCAGTCAACCCAAGGAACAAATGCCAGTGTGGCCAGTTCCCAAAGGCGAGGGAATGCTCACACCGCACAGGCGGTTCTGCGCGTGCATGTTTTGTTCACACCCACAGCTACATCATACTAGACATCAGCGTGACTTTTGCTGGGCGCCCTCTGTGGCCTGGGTTTCACGGGCTCCAAGGTGACATTCTGTTCTCTCCTGGGTGGCCGCCACTGAAAGGTGCTCTCTCCTGGCAGCTCCCCTTGGAAACTACCTCGGGCTTCTGATCTGGAGGAACCCAGCAAAGGTTCTGTGCTTCCCCTTCTAAGTCTAAGGGTACCTACCGACCACGGTGGGCTCCAGGTCCACGAACACGGCTCTGGGCACATGCTTGCCAGCCCCAGTCTCACTGAAGAACGTGTTGAACGAGTCATCCCCACCGCCGATGGTTTTGTCGCTTGGCATCTGGCCGTCGGGCTGAATTCCATGTTCAAGGCAGTAGAGCTCCCAGCAGGCATTGCCGATCTGGACCCCCGCCTGCCCCACGTGGATAGAGATGCACTCACGCTGGGAACGAGAATATACACGTGAGGCCCCTCAGCTTCAAGGCAGTTGTCACTATGTGGCACGCAAATGAGACCCAACGTCTTAAATTAATATCTCTAAAATCTTTTGGTTTCTTAACGTCTTATCAGACATTATTGTCCCATGAGCTTCCAATGGTCATTTTATGTCTGAGCATGGATGGAGACACACTTGAACTGTGAAAAGGCATACAGCCATTATAAACATCTTCCCagcgagacttccctggtggcacagcagttaagactccacactcccaatgcagggggcccgggtttgatccctggccagagaACTAGaacccacatgcatgccacaactaagagttcgcataccacacctaaggagcccgcctgccacaactaaggagccggcgagctgccactaaggagcctgcctgccacaactaagacccagcataaccaaataaataaataaacaaacaagtaaataaaacatCTTCCCAGCAATCAATAAAAAACGTTAAAAATTTTTacaaggccttccctggtggcgcagtggttaagaatccgcctgccaatgcaggggacacgggttcaagccctggtctgggaagatcccacatgccgcggagcaactaagcccgtgcgccacaactactgagcctgtgctctagagcccgtgagccacaactactgagcccgtgtgccacaactactgaagcccgtgcacctagagcccgtgctccgcaacaagagaggccaccgcaatgagaagcccacacaccgcaacgaagagcagcccctgctcgccacaactagagaaaagcctgcatgcagcaacaaagacccaatgcagccaaaaataaaataaattaatttaaaaaaatttatacaaataaGCAGTCAAGCCATTTTATTTCCACCTAAGGCTGTATTTACCAACCTGATATTAGCAATGGCTTAGAAAAAAAACATGAAGTAACACTTTTCAGTCATTAGACAATAGGCAGCAGAAGACAGCAAGTGATTCCTTAGAGCACGGAAACAAGGCAAGCCCTACAGATGCCCCAGAAGGCTGCTGGGGACCGTCCAGGCTGCAGCTGAGAGAGGAGAAACCCAGGGATCTCCCTGAGGTGAGCAGAGAGAATCCTGTGTTGAGAGAGGTCAAGGCAGCTAGAAAGCCTGGTGCTGGCTTTCTATCTAGAGGAGAGACAGCTGCATGGAGagagctcagggagatcagcagGGGGGTCCCGAGTCCCCACTGTGGGCTGCTCAGCACAGGTGGGGAGGGACCCCTGAGCTCACACCTGCCATGGCAGAAAGACATCCTAACTCACAGAGCACTGGGTGGAGTCCTCAGTAGTGGGGCCAAGTGAGGCCAACCCTAAAGGCTGGTCTGAATCCACTTAAGAAAGCTGAAAAGCAAGCCTCAAAAGGATCAAATTGTTCCCCGGTATACTAATAGCAACCTCCCAAAAGCCTAGAAACAGTTGAAAGAACAGCCAAAAAAATCTAACACCCAATAATGTAAAATTCATGTCTGGTATCCAATCTAAACTTACCATATacaccagaaaattaaaaaataaaacctagaaaAGTCGGACAATATTACCatatgaagagaaaaagcaatcaataaaaacagacccagaaatgacagatgatagaattagtaaacaaggacattaaaataactattatatATCTACATGCTCAGGAAAGTACAGGAAAAAATGAGCATGATAAGGAGAGACATGTTTGATATAAAAAAGACCTAACTCAAATTGCTAATGATAAAACAAGACAatgtctgaaatgaaaaacacactggatgagattaacaaCTGATTATAGTTAGTTTGTAGTAACTATAAATGAAAAgtgtactttaaaaattgtataaaagggctttccctggtggcacagtggttaagaatctgcctgccaatgcaggggacatgggttcaagccctggtctgggaagatcccacatgccgcggaacaactcaGCCCAGTGCActacaaccactgagcctgcgctctagagcccgcgagccacaactactgagcccatgtgcctagagcccatgctctgcaacaagagaagccacgacaatgagaagcccgcgcacctcaacgaagagtagccccggctcaccccAATgacagaaagcccgtgcacagcaacgaaggcccaacacagccataagtaaatcaataaataaatttatttaaaaaaattgtataaaaactaaaaaacaaaaactccccaGCAAATTATATACTAAGAACATTTgagaatgatgaaaaagttctggaaatagtgCTGATGGTTATACAgcatgtaaatgtacttaatgctactgaattatacacttaaaaatggttaaaatggtaacttttgtCATGTGTAgtttaccacacacaaaaaaggagatactcagcaataaaaatgaactgtgttgcaacaacatgggtgaatctcaaaataattatagtgAGTGAAAGAAtccaaacaacaacaaattaaCTCAATGATCCCATTCATATAAAATcctagaaaatacagaaatgtggattagtgggggagggaaagggggtgagGCAGAAGGGAGGATTTACAAAGGGGTACCAGGTAATTGTGGGGGGTGATgcatatgttcattatcttgattgagGTGATGATTTCATGGATAatcaagatgttaataaatattaaacCTTGTCAAATTATACACTTTCAGTGAAtactttgtcaattatacctcaacagaactaaaataaaaggcaaaatgaaGACGTTTTCAGGCAttcaaaagctgagagaattaatCATTAGCTGAGAGTAGTAGTcaccactacaaaaaaaaaatggtaaaggaatttctccaggaagaaggaaaatcatACTAGATGGAAAATTGTAACTGCAAAATTGGCCTGAAGAATGACAAAACTGCTAAATATGTGGGCAAATATAAAAGACTttataccatattttaaaaatataattgagcCCAGCACTTACTTCTGGATGACCACTTCTGCAAATTGGTGCACACAGACTTTTTACCTGATCTGATgaccaaataaatggaaaatgatgCATGATCTAGAGAATGATATAGGGAATTTTTACATTGCAAATAAACAAAGATATTCTTACTGGAAACACGAAAGTCTCATGAGACTCTTGGTGACTAACACTATATTTTATCTGCACACTGAAACAACACACTAatcaaagagaaggagaaaaattacTAGAGATTTGATCTCCTTTATAGCttctaataataaaatacactGTATGATTAATGAAACTGTCCGTTGTAATGGGAAGAATATGTAGCAAGTAACTGTGTCActcatttgtgatttttttttttctttttgtggtacgtgggcctcttactgttgtggcctctcctgttgcggagcacaggctccggatgcgcaggctcagcggccatggctcacggggcccagacgctccgcggcatgtgggatcttcccggactggggcacgaacccgtgtcccctgcatcggcaggcggactgtcaaccactgcgccaccagggaagccctcatttgtgatttttatctttaataaattCAGCCATGTGTAGTGTGATAAGATTAACTCTTTACACGTTTAAGGTAATGCTATaaagttaaaaactgaaaaaaaaataattgaacaataaagcaaaaataaagatttattattgTGGGGTTTACAACTCATATAGAAGTAACATACAACAAACAATagcataggacttccctggtggcgcagtggttgagagtccgccagccgatgcgggggacacaggtttgtgccccggtccaggaagatcccacatgccgcggagcggctgggcccatgggccatggccactgagcctgtgcgtccggagcctgtgctccgcaacgggagaggccacaacagttagaggcccgcgtaccgcaaaaaaaaaaaaaaaaaaaagaatccgcctgccaatgcaggggacacgggttcaagccctggtccaagaggatcccacacgccacagagcaactaagaccgtgcgccacaactaccgagcctgcactctagagcccgcaagccacaactactgagcccgcatgccacaactactgaagcccacgcccctAGAGCCCGAGCCccgaaacaagagaagctaccgcaatgagaaggccacgcaccacaacgaagagaagcccccactcgtcacaactagagaaagcctgcgcgcagcaacgaagacccaacacagccaaaaataaataaataaataagtatatttaaaaaaaaacaactcaatagcATAAAGGCCAAGAAGGGGGAAATGGAGGTATTGATATATCGTTGTGAAGTGGTGTAGCAGCACTTGAAGGCAGACTGGGATAAACTGAGTGAGCAGGGTGGGCTGGGTAAAAGCCCACTAACCATCTCTACCGACATCTGGTTTAGTCATCCAACAAGAATGAACATGAAATTGCAGCAATAAGAAATgaaacgggacttccctggtggcgctgtggttaagaatccgcctgccaatgaaggggacacgggttcgatccctgatccaggaagatcccacatgctgcggagcaactaagctcatgtgccaaaactactaagcctgcgctctagagcccgcgagccacaactgctgaagcccacatgccacaactactgaagcttgcatgcctagagcctgtgctccacaagagaagacaccgcaatgagaagcctgcacacctcaatgaagagcagccgccgctcgccacaactagagaaagtccacgcggagcaaccaagacccaacacagccataaataaataaataaataaataaaaagaaatgaacaaaagatgGAAGCTGAAGACCTTAAGTGCTTGGCCAGATCACTAGCACCATCTGCATTATCTATGCAGCATGGGCTTTTACTTAAAGACATCTCTTTTGGATAATGACAAACCTGGTTTTTCTTAAAGCCTGGCTTttctcaatatatatttaaaggttCTTAAATTGTTTCATATCTGGGCAACTTGAGTTTTTAGGAAcctcatttttaatttgtattaaaagTTTACAACTTGCTATTTTCGAAAACTCAACAAActgcaaacacttttttttttttttttttggccatgctactCGGCACGCagaatcttagtttcctgaccagggatcaaacctgtgcctctgcagtggaagtgtggagtactaatcactggactgccagagaattccccacgcacttttttttcttcttttcccccaaGCACTTCTCAATAAAGGTCTTGATTAACACAACATattcaaataatacaaaatatgttttctaaatatttgaactAAATTACAAATCCAGTAACACAAAGGTATCTGAagaatccccaaatatttggaaacgaataacaagggaaattagaaagtattttgaatggaataaaaatgaaaacatgacatatcaaaatttgtgggatgcagctaaaatAGGACTCAGAGGGtaacatgtatgtgtataaaggCATAAAATCAATGACCTATAAAACTTGATGGAGCTCAGGgcaggccaccccaaaatatacTGGTGGCATATTGATtactttgaattaaagttacttgagggacctccctggtggtgcagtggttaagaatctgcctgccaatgcagggagcacgggttcaagccccggtctgggaagatcccacatgccgcagagcaactaagcccgtgtgctacaactactgagcctgcactctagagcccacgagccacaactactgagcccgcatgccacaactactgaagccgtgcacctagagcccgtgctccgcaacaagagaagccaccacaataagaagcccacgcaccgcaacaaagagtagccctgctcactgcaactagagaaagcctgtgagcagcaacgaagacccaatgcagccaaaaataaatgaataaacaaaattttacaaaaaaaaaaagttacttgagAATCAGCTGGTACAAGAACACTCTGACCCTTTGctcccctgaaagcaggaaacaaAGCTCCCATGGGGAGGCATCATGATCCCTGGAGATAGGGAATTCAAGGCTGAGAAAGCTGCATAAACAAACTTTGTTACTTCTTCATTAACTTGCTAGCCCAAGCAAAAACCCCTTTCTTTCCTCAAATCTTCATAAATTACtgattctttgtctaaaaaggTATATAAACAGCCTGCTTTGGTCAATTCTTAGATCCTATACTTATAGGACTTCCAtatgtacaaaattaaatttgtttttctcacgTTAATCTGTCTTCTGTCATCAGATTATTAGACCAATGAGAAGAACCCagaagaggaaaatttcttccccCCTGCAAACTGTTCTCgtaaatggaagagaaagaaacacttcccaactcattccctgaggccagcattacc from Globicephala melas chromosome 13, mGloMel1.2, whole genome shotgun sequence carries:
- the LOC115841935 gene encoding tubulin alpha-3 chain, producing the protein MPSDKTIGGGDDSFNTFFSETGAGKHVPRAVFVDLEPTVVDEVRTGTYRQLFHPEQLITGKEDAANNYARGHYTIGKEIVDLVLDRIRKLADLCTGLQGFLIFHSFGGGTGSGFASLLMERLSVDYGKKSKLEFAIYPAPQVSTAVVEPYNSILTTHTTLEHSDCAFMVDNEAIYDICRRNLDIERPTYTNLNRLIGQIVSSITASLRFDGALNVDLTEFQTNLVPYPRIHFPLATYAPVISAEKAYHEQLSVAEITNACFEPANQMVKCDPRHGKYMACCMLYRGDVVPKDVNAAIATIKTKRTIQFVDWCPTGFKVGINYQPPTVVPGGDLAKVQRAVCMLSNTTAIAEAWARLDHKFDLMYAKRAFVHWYVGEGMEEGEFSEAREDLAALEKDYEEVGVDSVEAEAEEGEEY